One genomic segment of Photobacterium sp. DA100 includes these proteins:
- a CDS encoding MIP/aquaporin family protein produces the protein MTTQKQHTLLGECLAEFIGTGLLIFFGVGCVAALVLTGAEFGQWEISIMWGLGVAIAIYCTAGVSGAHINPAVTIALALFHGFDKRKVLPYIAAQLLGAFCTAALIYSLYSNLFVEFEAANGIVRGSEASLATAGIFSTYPHAALSFAGAFAVEFVITAVLMFAILAIGDEKNGAPRGAMGPLLIGILIAVIGGSLGPLTGFAMNPARDFGPKFFAFLAGWGDMALTGGKDIPYMIVPILAPIMGAAFGGWLYPKAIGAYLPGNRCTLPNQCEDTAEEAANA, from the coding sequence ATGACTACCCAAAAACAACATACCCTGCTCGGCGAATGCCTGGCCGAGTTCATTGGTACTGGGCTTCTGATCTTCTTCGGCGTCGGCTGTGTCGCCGCCTTGGTACTGACCGGAGCCGAATTCGGCCAGTGGGAAATCAGTATTATGTGGGGCCTTGGCGTTGCCATCGCCATCTACTGCACTGCTGGCGTCTCCGGCGCCCATATCAACCCAGCCGTCACCATTGCCCTTGCCCTGTTCCACGGATTCGATAAGCGCAAAGTACTGCCATACATTGCTGCCCAGCTACTCGGGGCTTTCTGTACCGCAGCACTGATCTACAGCCTGTACAGCAACCTGTTCGTTGAATTCGAAGCCGCCAACGGCATTGTCCGAGGTAGCGAAGCCAGCCTGGCGACTGCCGGCATTTTCTCTACCTACCCGCATGCAGCGCTGTCATTTGCCGGTGCCTTCGCGGTGGAATTTGTGATCACCGCGGTACTGATGTTTGCCATCTTGGCAATTGGTGATGAGAAAAACGGCGCACCACGTGGCGCAATGGGCCCGCTGCTGATCGGTATCTTGATTGCGGTTATCGGTGGCTCACTCGGTCCACTAACCGGTTTTGCGATGAACCCAGCCCGTGACTTTGGCCCTAAATTCTTCGCCTTCCTAGCTGGCTGGGGTGATATGGCCCTGACCGGTGGTAAAGATATCCCGTACATGATTGTACCTATCCTTGCCCCTATCATGGGTGCCGCCTTCGGTGGTTGGCTATACCCGAAAGCCATCGGCGCCTACTTGCCAGGCAACCGCTGCACCCTGCCGAACCAGTGCGAAGACACGGCAGAAGAAGCCGCAAACGCCTAG
- a CDS encoding CpxP family protein: MMTFKKTLALAIALPLALGSASALAYGGGKHHNGQGGKGGCGMDDSRMFRQLDLTDAQKTELKELRQTNRDAMRGTMAERHAEMQAQHQKMQQLMLSENFDEAQVRALAEEMSQQQVERRVAMLKQRHEMMQVLTADQKTKLQELQAERAEKCQARIEQRLESKQAN, from the coding sequence ATGATGACTTTCAAGAAAACATTGGCGCTAGCAATTGCCCTTCCTCTAGCCCTTGGCTCTGCCTCTGCTCTGGCTTACGGTGGCGGCAAGCACCACAACGGCCAAGGCGGTAAAGGTGGCTGCGGCATGGATGACAGCCGGATGTTCCGCCAGTTGGATCTGACCGATGCGCAGAAGACCGAGCTGAAAGAGCTGCGCCAGACCAACAGGGACGCTATGCGCGGCACGATGGCTGAGCGCCATGCCGAGATGCAGGCACAACACCAGAAAATGCAACAGCTTATGCTGAGCGAAAACTTCGACGAAGCCCAGGTTCGTGCCCTGGCCGAAGAGATGTCCCAGCAGCAGGTTGAGCGCCGCGTTGCCATGCTCAAGCAGCGCCACGAAATGATGCAGGTGCTGACTGCCGATCAGAAGACCAAGCTGCAGGAGCTACAGGCTGAGCGTGCTGAAAAGTGCCAGGCCCGAATTGAGCAGCGCCTAGAGAGCAAGCAAGCGAACTAA
- the cpxA gene encoding envelope stress sensor histidine kinase CpxA: MKLPRFSSLYGRIFAVFWLTLLLVVLVLLLLPNLDPRTQHTIPQPQQERFQESAASISSQISRDGGSLEKKLGRFTDHNRHKGFQLYFTTTDGDVISPRRNSKALRNFITMADSPSEPKQKLYGRWMMAGPFEVQHKGDTLLMYVGRIVREPPPFFIQILDRPFQLLLLTMLVSTPLLLWLAWAISLPARRLQNAAERVAKGEFEADPQLESGSKEFKQAGASFNQMVQAINHMIGGQQRLLSDISHELRSPLTRLRMATALAKRKQGESNELTRIDTEAERLEIMIAELLELSRMQVNSHEQREATDAASLWFDMLEDARFEAEQCGKQLDYTPLEEWPLHGNPNLLISALENVVRNAIKYGNDHIRIRFEAQAKHLCITVEDNGEGVPDNELDDIFRPFYRVSTARDRSSGGTGLGLAITESAIRQHSGAIKACRSELGGLKVTITLPLSR, encoded by the coding sequence ATGAAGCTGCCGCGCTTTTCCAGCCTGTATGGCCGTATCTTTGCGGTGTTCTGGCTCACCCTCTTGCTTGTGGTTCTGGTGCTGCTGTTGCTGCCCAACCTGGATCCACGTACCCAGCACACCATTCCCCAACCGCAGCAAGAGCGATTTCAGGAGTCGGCTGCCAGCATATCCAGCCAGATCTCCCGCGATGGCGGCTCGCTGGAGAAGAAGCTCGGCCGCTTTACCGACCACAACCGCCACAAGGGGTTCCAGCTCTACTTCACCACCACCGATGGCGATGTCATTTCCCCGCGGCGCAACAGCAAAGCACTGCGCAACTTCATTACCATGGCCGACAGCCCCAGCGAGCCCAAGCAAAAGCTCTATGGCCGCTGGATGATGGCCGGCCCGTTCGAGGTCCAGCACAAGGGCGACACCTTGTTGATGTATGTCGGCCGGATCGTCAGGGAGCCGCCGCCGTTTTTCATCCAGATCCTGGACAGGCCTTTCCAGCTACTGCTGCTGACCATGCTGGTCAGTACCCCGCTGCTGCTGTGGTTGGCCTGGGCCATATCCCTGCCGGCCCGCCGCTTGCAAAATGCCGCCGAGCGGGTAGCCAAAGGGGAGTTCGAGGCCGATCCACAGCTCGAGTCCGGCTCGAAGGAATTCAAGCAGGCAGGCGCCAGCTTCAACCAAATGGTGCAGGCTATCAACCATATGATTGGCGGCCAGCAGCGCTTGCTGTCCGATATCAGCCATGAATTGCGCTCACCGCTGACCCGGTTGCGAATGGCTACCGCCCTGGCCAAGCGCAAACAAGGCGAGAGCAACGAGCTGACACGGATAGATACCGAGGCCGAGCGGCTGGAAATCATGATTGCGGAGTTGCTGGAGCTGTCTCGGATGCAGGTCAACAGCCATGAGCAGCGGGAGGCCACCGATGCCGCCTCGCTGTGGTTCGACATGCTGGAAGATGCCCGCTTCGAAGCCGAGCAGTGCGGCAAGCAGCTGGACTATACCCCGCTGGAAGAATGGCCGCTGCACGGTAACCCCAACTTGCTGATCAGCGCACTGGAAAACGTCGTCCGCAATGCTATTAAATACGGTAACGATCATATCCGGATCCGCTTTGAGGCCCAGGCAAAGCATCTTTGTATCACGGTCGAGGACAACGGCGAAGGCGTCCCCGACAACGAATTGGATGATATCTTCCGCCCGTTCTACCGCGTCTCGACCGCACGGGATCGCAGCAGCGGCGGTACCGGCCTTGGCCTCGCCATCACCGAAAGCGCCATCCGCCAACACAGCGGCGCCATCAAGGCCTGCCGCAGCGAGCTGGGCGGGCTCAAGGTCACCATCACCCTGCCGCTATCGCGCTAG
- the pfkA gene encoding 6-phosphofructokinase has translation MIKKIGVLTSGGDAPGMNAAVRGVVRAALSEGLEVYGVYDGYQGLHQNRIEKLTRSSVSDVINRGGTFLGSARFPEFKEEKVRQQAIENLKIHGIDALVVIGGDGSYMGAKKLTEMGYPCIGLPGTIDNDVAGTDYTIGYLTALNTVIDAIDRLRDTSSSHQRISIVEVMGRHCGDLTLMSAIAGGCEYIITPETGLNKEELLAKIKEGIYKGKKHAIIALTELMTDANELAKYIEDETGRETRATVLGHIQRGGQPTAFDRILASRMGAYAVELLMEGHGGRCVGIQNEQMVHHDIIDAIENMKRPVRKDLYALADKLF, from the coding sequence ATGATTAAGAAGATTGGTGTATTGACCAGTGGTGGTGACGCACCTGGTATGAACGCGGCTGTTCGCGGTGTTGTTCGTGCAGCATTGTCTGAAGGCCTAGAAGTTTACGGTGTTTACGACGGCTACCAGGGCCTGCACCAGAACCGTATTGAAAAACTGACTCGCTCAAGCGTATCAGACGTCATCAACAGAGGCGGTACATTCCTGGGTTCTGCTCGTTTTCCTGAGTTTAAGGAAGAGAAAGTTCGCCAGCAAGCGATCGAAAACCTGAAGATCCACGGTATCGACGCATTGGTTGTGATCGGTGGTGACGGTTCGTACATGGGTGCGAAGAAGCTGACTGAGATGGGTTACCCATGTATCGGTTTGCCGGGCACAATTGATAACGACGTTGCAGGTACTGACTACACAATCGGTTATCTGACGGCGCTGAACACGGTTATCGATGCGATTGACCGTCTGCGCGACACGTCTTCTTCTCACCAGCGTATCTCGATCGTTGAGGTGATGGGCCGTCACTGTGGCGATCTTACTCTGATGTCTGCAATTGCCGGCGGTTGTGAGTACATCATCACACCAGAAACGGGCCTGAACAAAGAAGAGCTGCTAGCGAAGATCAAAGAAGGGATCTACAAAGGCAAGAAGCACGCGATTATTGCCCTGACGGAATTGATGACGGATGCTAACGAGTTGGCGAAGTACATCGAGGACGAAACCGGCCGTGAAACGCGTGCAACCGTTCTTGGCCACATCCAGCGTGGCGGCCAGCCAACAGCCTTCGACCGTATCTTGGCATCTCGCATGGGTGCCTACGCGGTTGAGCTGCTGATGGAAGGTCACGGCGGCCGTTGTGTGGGTATCCAGAACGAGCAGATGGTTCACCACGACATCATCGACGCTATCGAGAACATGAAGCGCCCAGTCCGTAAAGATCTTTACGCATTGGCTGACAAGCTGTTCTAA
- a CDS encoding ferredoxin--NADP reductase, with translation MADWIPAEVIKNRHWNNDLFSLVLQANIEPFKAGQFTKLGLEIDGKMIQRAYSFVNPPSSNQIEVYATRVADGLLSPRLHALEPGQQVFISARANGFFTLEEVPDSDHLWLLATGTAIGPYLSILRESAAWQRFRKIVLVHAVRFSADLSYQAEINALKELYPEQLIVQPFVSREPAPPALPGRIPQAIEDGMLERHVGLALTPEQSQIMLCGNPEMVRETKAVLEQKGFSKNLRRQPGQITTEHYW, from the coding sequence ATGGCTGACTGGATCCCTGCAGAGGTCATCAAAAACCGCCACTGGAACAACGACTTGTTCAGTCTTGTGCTGCAAGCCAATATCGAGCCCTTCAAGGCTGGCCAGTTCACCAAGCTGGGGCTGGAGATCGACGGCAAAATGATCCAGCGGGCCTACTCTTTCGTTAACCCTCCCTCGAGCAATCAGATCGAAGTGTACGCCACCCGGGTGGCCGACGGTCTGCTGTCCCCCCGGCTCCATGCCCTCGAACCGGGTCAGCAGGTGTTCATCTCCGCCCGGGCCAACGGCTTCTTCACTTTGGAGGAGGTTCCTGACAGCGATCACCTATGGTTGCTGGCAACCGGTACCGCCATCGGCCCATACCTCTCCATCCTGCGCGAGTCCGCGGCCTGGCAGCGATTTCGCAAAATCGTGCTGGTCCATGCGGTACGCTTTTCGGCTGATCTGAGCTATCAGGCCGAGATCAACGCACTCAAGGAGCTGTATCCGGAGCAATTGATCGTACAGCCCTTCGTCAGCCGAGAGCCGGCTCCCCCGGCTCTGCCGGGCCGTATCCCCCAGGCCATCGAGGATGGCATGCTGGAACGCCATGTCGGCCTCGCCCTAACGCCCGAGCAAAGCCAGATAATGCTATGCGGTAACCCGGAGATGGTCCGGGAAACCAAGGCGGTATTGGAGCAAAAGGGCTTTAGCAAAAACCTGCGCCGCCAGCCCGGTCAAATCACCACCGAACACTACTGGTAA
- a CDS encoding metalloregulator ArsR/SmtB family transcription factor — MKTIDKILYRMKREGPVTAKMLAEDFQLTTMGVRQHLQGLEEDGLVDFEDIKAKVGRPTRHWHLTQKGHRRFTDRHGDLIIQMLDSVEELFGPDGLSKVVDRREAQTFEQYQTQLAGVENIAEKLQILTTLREREGYMAELHQDGEDFVLIENHCPICHAAQRCPSLCQSELAVFQRLLGSEYQVNRQEHIIAGERRCAYRIIKS, encoded by the coding sequence ATGAAAACCATCGACAAAATACTCTACCGAATGAAGCGTGAAGGGCCGGTTACCGCCAAAATGCTGGCCGAGGACTTCCAGCTCACTACCATGGGAGTACGCCAGCACCTACAGGGTCTGGAAGAAGATGGCCTGGTCGACTTCGAGGACATCAAAGCCAAAGTCGGCCGGCCAACCCGCCATTGGCACCTGACCCAAAAAGGGCACCGCCGTTTTACCGACCGCCATGGCGATCTGATCATTCAAATGCTTGATTCTGTCGAAGAGTTGTTTGGCCCGGATGGACTGAGCAAAGTTGTCGATCGGCGAGAGGCTCAAACCTTTGAACAATACCAAACCCAATTGGCCGGGGTGGAAAATATCGCAGAAAAACTGCAAATCCTGACTACACTCAGGGAGCGGGAAGGTTACATGGCCGAGCTTCATCAGGACGGTGAAGATTTCGTGCTGATTGAAAACCACTGCCCGATATGCCACGCGGCCCAACGCTGCCCTTCACTGTGCCAGTCCGAGCTGGCTGTTTTCCAGCGCTTGCTGGGCAGCGAATACCAGGTCAACAGACAGGAACACATCATTGCCGGAGAGAGGCGCTGTGCGTATCGAATAATAAAATCATAA
- the glpK gene encoding glycerol kinase GlpK → MTTEQKYIVALDQGTTSSRAVVLDHNANIVCSSQREFTQIYPKAGWVEHDPLEIYATQSSTLVEALAKAGIRSDQVAGIGITNQRETTIVWNKNTGKPVYNAIVWQCRRTADTCEELKKAGLEEYIRENTGLVVDPYFSGTKIKWILDNVEGAREEAEAGNLLFGTVDTWLIWKMTQGRVHVTDYTNASRTMVFNINTLEWDEKLLKALDIPLSMMPEVKSSSEVYGETNIGGKGGTRIPIAGIAGDQQAALFGQMCVEPGQAKNTYGTGCFLLMNTGKEKVTSHNGLLTTLACGPKGEVAYALEGAVFMGGASIQWLRDEVKLLDDAKDSEYFAEKVGSANGVYVVPAFTGLGAPYWDPYARGAIVGLTRGVNSNHIIRATLESVAYQTRDVLDAMQADSGIKLGTLRVDGGAVANNFLMQFQSDILDTEVHRPVVTEVTALGSAYLAGLAVGFWGSIDELKDKAVLDRKFVACNDDGKRNRRYNGWKRAVECAKGWAVEDDI, encoded by the coding sequence ATGACTACTGAGCAAAAGTACATTGTTGCACTCGATCAGGGTACGACCAGCTCCCGTGCCGTGGTGCTTGATCACAACGCCAACATTGTGTGCTCGTCACAGCGTGAATTCACCCAAATTTATCCCAAGGCTGGATGGGTCGAGCATGATCCTCTAGAAATCTATGCAACCCAGAGCTCAACGCTAGTTGAAGCCCTGGCCAAAGCAGGGATCCGCTCAGACCAAGTCGCTGGTATCGGTATCACCAACCAGCGCGAAACCACCATTGTCTGGAACAAGAACACAGGTAAGCCGGTTTACAACGCCATTGTATGGCAGTGCCGCCGTACTGCAGATACCTGTGAAGAGCTGAAAAAAGCCGGCCTGGAAGAATACATCCGCGAAAACACCGGTCTGGTGGTCGACCCTTACTTCTCAGGCACTAAAATCAAGTGGATCCTCGACAATGTCGAAGGTGCCCGCGAAGAAGCCGAAGCCGGTAACTTGCTGTTCGGTACCGTTGATACCTGGTTGATTTGGAAGATGACTCAGGGACGTGTACACGTTACCGACTACACCAACGCCTCACGCACCATGGTGTTCAACATCAACACCCTGGAGTGGGACGAAAAACTTCTCAAAGCGCTGGATATTCCGCTTTCTATGATGCCGGAAGTGAAATCGTCGTCTGAGGTCTACGGCGAAACCAACATCGGTGGTAAGGGCGGCACCCGTATCCCAATCGCCGGTATTGCCGGTGACCAACAAGCAGCCCTATTCGGCCAGATGTGTGTGGAACCAGGCCAGGCCAAGAACACCTACGGGACGGGCTGTTTCCTACTGATGAATACAGGTAAGGAAAAAGTGACCTCGCACAACGGCCTGCTGACCACGCTGGCATGCGGCCCTAAAGGCGAAGTGGCTTACGCCCTTGAGGGTGCGGTATTTATGGGCGGCGCCTCTATCCAGTGGTTACGCGATGAAGTGAAATTGCTTGATGACGCCAAAGACTCCGAATACTTCGCCGAAAAAGTCGGTAGTGCCAATGGGGTCTATGTCGTTCCTGCATTCACCGGCCTTGGCGCCCCATACTGGGACCCATATGCCCGTGGTGCTATCGTCGGCCTGACTCGTGGCGTAAACAGCAACCACATCATCCGTGCAACGCTGGAAAGTGTCGCCTACCAGACCCGAGACGTACTGGATGCGATGCAGGCTGACTCCGGCATCAAGCTGGGTACCCTGCGCGTCGACGGTGGTGCCGTGGCCAATAACTTCCTGATGCAGTTCCAGTCAGACATCCTTGATACCGAAGTCCATCGTCCCGTGGTTACCGAAGTCACCGCACTGGGCTCCGCCTACCTCGCGGGTCTGGCTGTTGGCTTCTGGGGCAGTATTGATGAGCTGAAAGACAAAGCGGTATTGGATCGCAAGTTCGTCGCCTGCAACGACGATGGCAAGCGTAACCGCCGTTACAACGGCTGGAAGCGCGCGGTCGAGTGTGCCAAAGGCTGGGCGGTCGAAGACGACATCTAA
- the tpiA gene encoding triose-phosphate isomerase yields the protein MRHPVVMGNWKLNGSKEMVSNLLKGLDAELKGLEGVDVAVAPPAMYLDLAEQLIGKAESKIILGAQNVDVNASGAFTGDISPEMLKDFGASHIIIGHSERRDYHNESDEFVAKKFAFLKEHGLTPVLCIGESEAQNEAGETVAVCARQIDAVINTQGVEALEGAIIAYEPIWAIGTGKAATAEDAQRIHAAIRAHIAAKSEEVASKVVIQYGGSVKPENAAAYFAQPDIDGALVGGAALDAASFAAIAKAAAEAKK from the coding sequence ATGCGCCATCCTGTGGTTATGGGTAACTGGAAGCTTAACGGTAGCAAAGAAATGGTATCTAACCTTCTTAAGGGCCTTGATGCTGAACTTAAGGGCCTTGAAGGTGTAGACGTTGCCGTTGCGCCACCAGCTATGTACCTTGACCTGGCTGAGCAACTGATCGGCAAAGCTGAGAGCAAAATCATCCTAGGTGCACAGAACGTTGACGTTAACGCTAGCGGTGCATTCACTGGCGATATCTCTCCAGAGATGCTGAAAGACTTTGGTGCAAGCCACATCATCATCGGTCACTCTGAGCGTCGCGACTACCACAACGAGTCTGACGAGTTCGTTGCTAAGAAATTCGCGTTCCTTAAAGAGCACGGCCTAACACCTGTACTATGTATCGGTGAGTCAGAAGCACAAAACGAAGCGGGCGAAACGGTCGCTGTTTGTGCTCGTCAAATCGACGCAGTGATCAACACCCAGGGCGTAGAAGCGCTTGAAGGTGCGATCATCGCTTACGAACCAATCTGGGCTATCGGTACCGGTAAAGCAGCAACCGCTGAAGATGCACAGCGCATCCACGCAGCTATCCGCGCTCACATCGCTGCGAAGAGCGAAGAAGTGGCGAGCAAAGTTGTGATCCAGTACGGCGGTTCGGTTAAGCCAGAAAACGCAGCAGCTTACTTCGCCCAGCCAGATATCGACGGCGCGCTAGTGGGCGGTGCAGCGCTTGACGCAGCAAGCTTTGCAGCAATCGCGAAAGCAGCGGCTGAAGCGAAAAAATAA
- a CDS encoding response regulator — MAKILLVDDDTELTSLLSDILDMEGFEVVEANNGEEGLAKVDDSIDLILLDVMMPVMNGTEMLRRLREKHETPVLMLTAKGEEIDRVLGLELGADDYMPKPFSDRELLARIRAILRRTQNRNTATKAGPECLNYQEIEIYPGRQEVLCHGSPIEMTGTELALLSYFVQHPGKIIAKNELSLEVLGKRLAPFDRAIDMHVSNLRKKLPERDDGKPWIKTLRGKGYLLVEDA, encoded by the coding sequence ATGGCCAAAATCCTGCTTGTTGATGATGATACCGAATTGACCTCCTTGCTGTCCGACATTCTCGATATGGAAGGGTTTGAGGTTGTCGAGGCCAATAATGGCGAGGAAGGATTGGCCAAGGTCGACGACAGCATTGATCTGATCTTGCTCGACGTGATGATGCCGGTCATGAACGGTACCGAGATGCTGCGTCGCCTGCGTGAGAAGCATGAAACCCCAGTGTTGATGCTGACCGCCAAGGGCGAAGAAATAGACCGGGTACTCGGGCTGGAGTTGGGCGCCGATGACTATATGCCCAAGCCATTTAGCGATCGGGAGCTGCTGGCCCGCATTCGCGCTATCCTGCGCCGGACCCAAAACCGGAATACCGCCACCAAGGCTGGGCCCGAGTGCCTGAACTATCAGGAGATCGAAATATATCCAGGCCGGCAGGAAGTACTTTGCCACGGCAGCCCTATCGAGATGACCGGCACCGAGCTGGCACTGCTAAGCTACTTTGTCCAGCATCCGGGCAAGATCATTGCCAAGAACGAACTCAGCCTCGAGGTCCTTGGCAAGCGGCTGGCCCCGTTCGACCGTGCCATCGACATGCATGTTTCCAACCTGCGCAAGAAGCTGCCCGAGCGCGATGACGGCAAGCCGTGGATCAAGACCCTGCGTGGTAAGGGCTACCTGCTGGTCGAGGACGCGTAA
- the glpX gene encoding class II fructose-bisphosphatase has product MKRDLAMAFSRVTEGAALAGYKWLGRGDKNAADGAAVEVMRSLLNQTEIEGEIVIGEGEIDEAPMLYIGEKVGTGGDAVDIAVDPIEGTRMTAMGQNNALAVLAAGEKGSFLKAPDMYMEKLVVGPGAKGAIDLSRPLAENLEAAAAALGKSLDSLVVITLAKPRHDAVIAEMQAMGIRVYAVPDGDVAASILTCMPDSEVDIMYCIGGAPEGVVSAAAIRALGGDMHGRLLPRHEVKGDTPENRDHGQLEIDRCREMGIEPNTVLRMEDMAQSDNVIFAGTGITKGDLLDGISRQGNIATTETLLIRGKCRTIRRIKSTHYLDRKDDAIKGHIL; this is encoded by the coding sequence ATGAAACGCGATTTGGCGATGGCATTTTCCCGTGTCACTGAAGGCGCTGCGCTGGCTGGCTACAAATGGCTAGGCCGTGGCGACAAGAATGCAGCAGACGGTGCTGCGGTTGAGGTTATGCGTTCACTGCTTAACCAGACCGAGATTGAAGGTGAAATCGTTATCGGTGAAGGCGAAATTGATGAAGCACCTATGCTTTACATCGGTGAGAAAGTGGGTACTGGTGGCGACGCTGTTGATATTGCGGTAGACCCTATCGAAGGGACCCGCATGACAGCGATGGGCCAGAACAATGCCCTGGCGGTACTGGCTGCCGGCGAAAAAGGCTCTTTCCTGAAGGCGCCTGACATGTACATGGAAAAACTGGTTGTCGGCCCGGGAGCCAAAGGCGCGATTGATCTGAGCAGGCCGCTGGCAGAAAACCTGGAAGCTGCTGCGGCGGCGCTGGGCAAGAGCTTGGACAGCTTGGTCGTGATCACGCTGGCTAAACCGCGCCACGATGCGGTTATTGCCGAGATGCAGGCCATGGGTATCCGCGTCTACGCCGTGCCAGACGGTGACGTTGCGGCATCAATCCTGACCTGTATGCCCGACAGCGAAGTCGATATCATGTACTGCATCGGCGGCGCGCCTGAAGGCGTGGTATCAGCAGCGGCTATCCGCGCGCTGGGCGGAGACATGCACGGTCGCCTTCTTCCTCGCCACGAAGTGAAAGGCGACACACCAGAAAACCGCGATCACGGCCAATTGGAAATTGACCGCTGCCGCGAGATGGGTATCGAGCCGAACACCGTACTACGTATGGAAGACATGGCGCAGAGCGACAACGTTATCTTCGCCGGTACAGGTATCACCAAAGGTGATCTGCTGGACGGCATCAGCCGTCAGGGCAACATCGCGACCACAGAAACCCTGCTGATCCGCGGCAAGTGCCGGACTATCCGCCGTATCAAGTCGACCCACTACTTGGATCGCAAAGACGACGCGATCAAGGGCCACATCCTGTAA
- the zapB gene encoding cell division protein ZapB: MSLEMLEKLEAKVQMAVDTISLLQMEIEELKEKNDSLAGEAQALRSGREELEQENNKLRNDHQAWQERVRALLGKMEHVE; the protein is encoded by the coding sequence ATGTCATTAGAAATGTTGGAAAAGCTGGAAGCCAAAGTACAAATGGCTGTTGATACAATTTCTCTGCTACAGATGGAAATTGAAGAACTAAAAGAAAAAAATGATAGCCTAGCTGGCGAAGCGCAGGCACTGCGTTCTGGCCGTGAAGAGCTGGAGCAAGAGAACAACAAACTGCGCAATGACCATCAGGCATGGCAGGAGCGTGTTCGTGCGTTGCTGGGCAAAATGGAGCACGTTGAATAA
- a CDS encoding 5-carboxymethyl-2-hydroxymuconate Delta-isomerase: protein MPNLVMEYAEPVVERVNIPGLLDDLHTILLECGVFEPESVKSRSYRCHNWLVGENRDLDTFIHIELTMLSGRSAEVKRELSRALMSALEQHASTINSLTVDIRDMDSDCFLKVSC, encoded by the coding sequence ATGCCTAACTTAGTGATGGAGTATGCCGAACCTGTCGTCGAGAGGGTCAATATTCCAGGGCTTCTCGATGATCTACATACCATTTTGCTCGAGTGCGGGGTCTTCGAGCCTGAGTCGGTGAAATCGCGCAGCTATCGCTGCCATAACTGGCTGGTGGGCGAGAACCGCGATCTCGATACCTTCATCCATATCGAGCTGACCATGCTCTCCGGCCGCAGCGCCGAGGTCAAGCGCGAATTATCCCGCGCCCTGATGAGCGCTCTAGAACAGCATGCCAGTACCATCAACAGCCTGACGGTGGATATCCGTGATATGGACAGCGACTGTTTCCTTAAAGTCAGCTGCTGA
- a CDS encoding DUF3135 domain-containing protein, with the protein MQTLPPFDELKAMAENEPEKLEALRLAMSEEVIHNASSEMQPRLRAQMSHINHVIAKGKNPNHTNIMLMAELQQQLKRFAQALNAPETLTEHQADITPFRRPESTDQSVSS; encoded by the coding sequence ATGCAAACACTGCCACCGTTTGATGAGTTGAAAGCCATGGCCGAGAATGAGCCGGAGAAACTCGAAGCCCTCCGGCTGGCGATGAGCGAGGAGGTCATCCACAATGCCAGCAGCGAGATGCAGCCCCGGCTGCGGGCTCAGATGAGCCATATCAATCACGTGATTGCCAAAGGCAAGAACCCGAACCATACCAATATCATGCTGATGGCAGAGTTGCAGCAACAGCTCAAACGGTTCGCCCAGGCACTGAATGCCCCAGAGACCCTGACCGAGCACCAAGCGGATATCACGCCCTTCCGCCGGCCAGAGTCAACAGATCAGTCCGTCAGCAGCTGA